A genomic region of Venturia canescens isolate UGA chromosome 7, ASM1945775v1, whole genome shotgun sequence contains the following coding sequences:
- the LOC122412954 gene encoding uncharacterized MFS-type transporter C09D4.1-like isoform X2, whose protein sequence is MANDSEKLDHLIHGDSSIAPSILKLNAVNNQTSINYFEKEAQQETKLYKSRWIVLFLFIFYSATSTFQWVEYSIITNIVARYYGVSSLAVDWTSMSYMLYYVILVFPGSYFSERIGLRWTTILSCILCCIGSWIKVFSVQPDRFLMTFIGQSFVASTQVFLLTTPGRLAAQWFDSDQISTATSLGLFGNQLGIAVCFFLVPIVVKNHVNLDDIGNDLYQLFLAVAVITSVATLLVLIFFRNEPRLPPSTTRALQRANHSTNKEGFVEPMKRLLANKSFLILCNSYGLNVGVFNAVGTLLNQIYLYHFENGEEDAGRLGLAIIVMGMVGSVTFGIILDKTKKFKGTIVTVYLLTLLGQIMFAIAMWCEVKWMVYVAATFLGCIERREQHIRNYHGPRIGYSNGEIR, encoded by the exons ATGGCGAATGACAGTGAAAAATTAGATCACTTGATCCATGGAGATTCATCGATTGCTCCGAGCATATTAAAACTCAATGCTGTCAACAATCAAACGAGcatcaattatttcgaaaaagaaGCCCAGCAAGAAACAAAACTCTACAAATCACGATGGATCGTACTTTTCCTTTTCATCTTCTATTCGGCAACGAGCACCTTCCAGTGGGTCGAGTATTCCATCATTACTAACATTGTAGCAag ATATTACGGTGTGTCATCACTGGCAGTCGATTGGACTTCGATGAGTTACATGCTTTACTACGTAATATTGGTATTCCCTGGTTCCTATTTTTCGGAGCGTATCGGCCTGAGATGGACAACCATACTGTCGTGTATTCTTTGCTGCATTGGCTCATggatcaaagttttttccgtCCAGCCTGACCGATTCCTCATGACATTCATCGGGCAATCGTTCGTCGCCAGTACGCAAGTGTTTTTGCTCACGACACCTGGACGTTTGGCAGCTCAATGGTTCGATAGCGATCAAATATCGACCGCCACGTCCCTCGGCTTATTCGGCAACCAGTTAGGAATTGCTGTTTGCTTTTTTCTCGTACCAATAGTCGTGAAAAATCACGTCAATCTCGATGATATTGGAAACGATCTGTATCAACTTTTCCTCGCGGTAGCGGTTATTACGAGTGTCGCCACATTACTCGTCCTGATAT TTTTTCGAAATGAACCGCGATTACCTCCGAGTACGACGAGAGCGCTTCAAAGAGCTAATCACAGCACGAACAAAGAGGGTTTCGTTGAACCGATGAAACGGCTTTTGGCAAACAAGAGTTTCCTCATTCTTTGCAACTCTTATGGACTCAATGTCGGCGTTTTCAATGCTGTCGGAACATTATTAAACCAGATATATTTGTATCACTTTGAG AATGGTGAGGAGGACGCAGGAAGACTGGGCCTGGCCATAATCGTGATGGGAATGGTCGGATCCGTAACTTTTGGAATAATTCTCGATAAGACTAAAAAGTTTAA AGGCACGATAGTCACCGTGTATCTCTTGACTCTACTCGGACAAATTATGTTTGCAATTGCGATGTGGTGTGAGGTAAAGTGGATGGTATACGTAGCAGCTACCTTTCTCGG GTGTATTGAACGTCGCGAACAACATATACGGAATTATCATGGTCCTCGTATCGGGTATTCTAATGGAGAAATACGGTGA
- the LOC122412954 gene encoding uncharacterized MFS-type transporter C09D4.1-like isoform X1 produces MANDSEKLDHLIHGDSSIAPSILKLNAVNNQTSINYFEKEAQQETKLYKSRWIVLFLFIFYSATSTFQWVEYSIITNIVARYYGVSSLAVDWTSMSYMLYYVILVFPGSYFSERIGLRWTTILSCILCCIGSWIKVFSVQPDRFLMTFIGQSFVASTQVFLLTTPGRLAAQWFDSDQISTATSLGLFGNQLGIAVCFFLVPIVVKNHVNLDDIGNDLYQLFLAVAVITSVATLLVLIFFRNEPRLPPSTTRALQRANHSTNKEGFVEPMKRLLANKSFLILCNSYGLNVGVFNAVGTLLNQIYLYHFENGEEDAGRLGLAIIVMGMVGSVTFGIILDKTKKFKGTIVTVYLLTLLGQIMFAIAMWCEVKWMVYVAATFLGIFMSGYFALGYEMCAEYTYPEAESMATGVLNVANNIYGIIMVLVSGILMEKYGDLGVHVCLCGVLFVGLIMTIMTKDETRRQDAQRDSKYRTIGTKDERILNYEMKIIDKSSEA; encoded by the exons ATGGCGAATGACAGTGAAAAATTAGATCACTTGATCCATGGAGATTCATCGATTGCTCCGAGCATATTAAAACTCAATGCTGTCAACAATCAAACGAGcatcaattatttcgaaaaagaaGCCCAGCAAGAAACAAAACTCTACAAATCACGATGGATCGTACTTTTCCTTTTCATCTTCTATTCGGCAACGAGCACCTTCCAGTGGGTCGAGTATTCCATCATTACTAACATTGTAGCAag ATATTACGGTGTGTCATCACTGGCAGTCGATTGGACTTCGATGAGTTACATGCTTTACTACGTAATATTGGTATTCCCTGGTTCCTATTTTTCGGAGCGTATCGGCCTGAGATGGACAACCATACTGTCGTGTATTCTTTGCTGCATTGGCTCATggatcaaagttttttccgtCCAGCCTGACCGATTCCTCATGACATTCATCGGGCAATCGTTCGTCGCCAGTACGCAAGTGTTTTTGCTCACGACACCTGGACGTTTGGCAGCTCAATGGTTCGATAGCGATCAAATATCGACCGCCACGTCCCTCGGCTTATTCGGCAACCAGTTAGGAATTGCTGTTTGCTTTTTTCTCGTACCAATAGTCGTGAAAAATCACGTCAATCTCGATGATATTGGAAACGATCTGTATCAACTTTTCCTCGCGGTAGCGGTTATTACGAGTGTCGCCACATTACTCGTCCTGATAT TTTTTCGAAATGAACCGCGATTACCTCCGAGTACGACGAGAGCGCTTCAAAGAGCTAATCACAGCACGAACAAAGAGGGTTTCGTTGAACCGATGAAACGGCTTTTGGCAAACAAGAGTTTCCTCATTCTTTGCAACTCTTATGGACTCAATGTCGGCGTTTTCAATGCTGTCGGAACATTATTAAACCAGATATATTTGTATCACTTTGAG AATGGTGAGGAGGACGCAGGAAGACTGGGCCTGGCCATAATCGTGATGGGAATGGTCGGATCCGTAACTTTTGGAATAATTCTCGATAAGACTAAAAAGTTTAA AGGCACGATAGTCACCGTGTATCTCTTGACTCTACTCGGACAAATTATGTTTGCAATTGCGATGTGGTGTGAGGTAAAGTGGATGGTATACGTAGCAGCTACCTTTCTCGG GATTTTCATGTCGGGCTATTTCGCCCTCGGTTACGAAATGTGTGCCGAATACACTTATCCAGAGGCTGAATCGATGGCTACAGGTGTATTGAACGTCGCGAACAACATATACGGAATTATCATGGTCCTCGTATCGGGTATTCTAATGGAGAAATACGGTGATTTGGGAGTGCACGTTTGTCTGTGTGGAGTTCTGTTCGTCGGTCTGATAATGACAATAATGACGAAAGATGAGACGAGACGACAGGACGCCCAGAGGGACTCGAAATACAGAACGATCGGAACGAAGGACGAGAGAATATTGAAttatgaaatgaaaatcatcGACAAATCGTCTGAAGCGTGA